A region from the Panicum hallii strain FIL2 chromosome 1, PHallii_v3.1, whole genome shotgun sequence genome encodes:
- the LOC112898013 gene encoding dentin sialophosphoprotein-like, producing the protein MASSSSVSSNSPSSSFIISITSPDSKTISITSPDSETSKEATPEFDPIASYEDLAPLHWDAEEWDFSTLSEDDESLTDGEDLQILLYGALDEDDDDSWDGDFFSSSEEDTQITSSDDDSATGEYLHGGSSSSEDDEDSRDDASRSSDDGDDSSSTGGGDGNSDDDTACLPRTSAARP; encoded by the coding sequence atggcttcctcttcctctgtctCTTCCAactccccttcgtcttctttcatcatctccatcacttctcctgactCTAAAACCATCTCCATTACTTCTCCTGACTCTGAAACCTCCAAGGAGGCAACACCGGAGTTTGATCCAATAGCTTCATACGAagatctcgctcctctgcattgggacgcagaggagtgggactttaGCACTTTGTCAGAGGACgacgagtccctgaccgacggtGAAGACCTCCAGATCCTTCTTTACGGGGCTCTGGACGAAGATGACGACGACTCCTGGGATGgcgacttcttttcttcttcgGAAGAAGATACCCAGATTACTTCTTCAGATGATGATTCGGCAACAGGAGAATACCTTCATGGCGGATCGTCATCTTCAGAGGACGATGAGGATTCCAGGGATGATGCCAGTCGTAGCAGCGATGATGGCGATGACAGTAGCAGCactggcggcggcgatggcaacAGCGACGACGACACAGCGTGCCTCCCCCGtacgagcgccgcaagaccctag